AGTTGGTTCGAGAGATGTCAGagaatatacaaataaaactgtATAAGAACGGATGTGAACCTCAATGTAAATTGAGACGAATTATAAATACCAATACATTACAAGCTAACAAAAATAATGCATTGTAATTACAGTAATATTGGTTATCAATAAAGCCTACGGTACAGTGTttcgtaataaaaaaaataaaaaataaaaacagtaaaaaatgtacTTGTAGTAGACTAAAGATGAATCGAAAAATGAGTGTTTGAGGAGTCTCTAGTGCATTTAATCGCTAACAAATAAACAGCATATAGATAGCGTAACAAACCAGCAACCTGAATAACCAACAAAATGTTACgctgagaaaataaatacatgtacccGTAAACTTTTCTTTTTGCACGTCTTACCTCGAAAAACGTCAGAAAGTGCAACCAGAAGAAACAAAGACCTAAATATCTATATTATTATAAGAATATCGCTTTTtgggttcaataaaaaaaaatgtcattctgCACGATGTCTTTTAACCAGCATTTGCTGTTGTTTGTATAGTTGTTTGTTGCCAGCTGCAAAAACGTTCCCATGACAACCTAGAATCACAGCCTTCACAtggttctgatttttttttttttacaccacatAGTTTATGAGCTTTTTTATGCAGTGAAACGTTTTTGCAATGACATTTATTTTCAgctaaataaaaaagcatttttagtAAATATGTAAACAATTAGATAATACTCTTTTGTAATACCTATCTGGTAAAATCTATGTTACCGTCAGTAAAAAACGAACATATAGTTATATACAACAAGCCACAAGGGAGCGCTGACACAGAAATGAAACATTAATGAGATTTCGACGTGCATTTTGTAGTCCTACATTAAGTGCAATCCTCTCAAAAACAAGCTAACAAAActtaaatataacatttaaaattgtatttgtgtaataaatatattgaaatatgttCTGGAACTACTAGATTAGTTTGGTAAGGTACACGTTTGTTAATTTGATTGTGTTCTGTTCGGGTCCACGTTATAAACTgagataatttttttaattttgttttaaatcatatATTTAATGGCTAAATTCCACATTCATAAAAGCAGGCAGacaattttgtatttgttccatatgaaaaaaatgaagcagTACATatctaatgaaaaaaatatagagGATAACAGCGCATGcgtttaatatatttttcaacctacttctagattattattattattattattattattattattattattattattattttacaaacaaatgtattataaatgttCATGAAATTTCCTATATCCTATCATATCCCGTCTCCGTCACAGTCAGACTCTAATACAAAATCGGTTCTGTTTACCGTGTTAAAGTTGCTATTTGGCTAAACCTTCGCATCGTATTGGCGCAGCGTGGTTAATGTAGTCCTTATCTGTGACACTCGAtatttgtcctttttttaaaaacgcTAGCCccaatttggatttttttttttttttactgtagattaaaacatgtaaatagtaTTTAGGACTGCGCCAACATTTCATGTCATGGATTGTTTTACAACTTATAATACGTTGGATGTCAGCGTGTTTATGACATGTTTAAACTCCAACTCCCAGAGATCAACACGCCGCATGTGTAGGAAGGGCTGCAGTACTCGTGTGTGTAATGTGGTGTATGCAAAGCTTACAAACAACTTCAAAGAGCTTCAGAATTTTCTTGacttctttctttaaaaaaaaacaaaaaacaacaacatgatcGTTACTGTGATCAAGAAGAGCCTTTACCGGGGACTGTGCATGGACATGATGTGCTGGAAAGCCTTAACGGGTTGTAAAACAACAAATTGCTTTCGTTATGCGTTGTCTTTGCATTCTTTCAGAGGGCTGTCAACAACACCTTGTTTCCGCGAGTTAAACAAGCCCCTGAAGCAATGGACTCTGATAGTTAACCCTTTCACGATTGTGAAAGTTCAACTGCCCTGCAATGTGTCGGTGCGACCCCTGGATCCTCACATATTCCCAAAGGCTGACCGAGCTTTTGTAACTGTTAATGGCACCAGTGCTGACCAAGGACTAAAGCTAGACAATTTCCATGTGAAGTATAACGAGAAAAGCAAGGAACTGGTGATCCTTTCAGAAAAAGTGAACAGCAACGTGTCTGTAGAGGTAATAGCTCCACTAAAATGCGGTGAGTAACACACGTTTAATGTTGTTACACAGCAAGATGCTTTGCAAAGATTGTAGCTAGTACCGTAGTTGGGTTAATAAGGTTTGACAAACCagaatttattaatttatttatttttgctttttgtagcAGTTGTTATCTTTGAAGTTATTGTCTGAGctgtaatacagtaaatacatacatTGCGTAACCTGTATGTTGTGCTGTATTCATCAGTGTTTTATATGAGCAATAACTTTCATAAAATCAACATATGCTAAATTATGCAACACAGGTACAAACGAGAAATAAAAagacagcatttattttaaaagttaaaccATAAAATTAAACcataattaaattaacaaaacacatttgttgTGTTTAACACGTATAAGATTTTTCACTGTGCAAAATTTAATATAATCTTTTGTTAAACATTGCAGCTACAACATCATTATGTAttgggaattaaaaaataaaatgataagttTTAATAACATTTATCATACTGCTGTAAATGCCCACTACTACTGATAAAAACTCAAGGCACTATTACAGTAAGTCGCTGAGTACTAAGGAGTTACGCAACCCTAGGATAATTGAATAAACAGTTTCCATGCTGAAAAACTAGTTAGAACAAAATCATTCACCTTAAGGCCATTGATGCCATGCACTGCAGAATCAGACCTTTTATGGTCTTTGACCAGTTATTTTTCAATAACAAAAAACAGGCTTATGCTTGAATTAAGTCTTTGTTGCTTCATTTCCTTAATACAGAAGTGGAGCATTCACAATTTACACTTGTAACTGGAAATGTCAATGTAGCAGGGTAGCGCTGTGGCCAAAGATGTTGCCTTGAGGAAGGGAGAGTCGAGATAGGGAAGTTGCAGTGAAagcacagatttatttatttattttattttatttatttattttttatttagttgctgccaattatttttattattttctcccaatttggaatggtcaattattttttttaggctcactgctaccacccctgcggtgacttgggagggcgaagacgaacacacgctgtcctctgaagcagtgagctgaggacatcCTGGCCAACCTAAACCCTCTCCCCCccggggcgacgctcggccagttgtgctctgccccctgggagttcccgtccacagtcggctgtggaatagcctggattccaactcgcgacgtccaggctatagagcgcatcctgcactctagcgagtacttttactggatgcgccacttgggattcccccccccccccccccccccccaaaaaaagatgttcttttaagcgaagttcctgttcctttaggtggagcatttacaatgggaaaattctgtttcaccacaaggttgttccctaagcagaagtgttctcttaggagttGGTCCTATAAGCGGAGACTACTGtgcacactatttacatgtgcagggcgtCCCCCTTTGCAATTTTCGCCTAACACTCTGCTATACATTGAAACCTTTCCTTATGCTCTAAACAACTCTCCACTGACAGGCCCATCTTGTTTCTGAAGTGCGTGAAAGTTCTCTAACTCGTACATTTTGTCTGTTGCAATGTCACAAATGTTTCATGAACTGAAGGCTGGCTTTGACATCACTCACTGTGTCAACTAGAGCAAGGTTGTGCCTGGCAATGAATGTAATGCACGTGAAGATGAACCTGGGCCAGCCTGGCCTGTACTCTTATTACACTTGCCTGACATGACAGAAGCCCCATCATAGCGTTGTGCTACAACAGTTGCTTGGTCCAATTTAAGGCTGTGGAGCCTGTTGGTAATATGCATAGTGTCTGAAGTGAGATCTTCATGCTCAAAGGAcaggcattgttttttttttacatttagttgTTCATCTGCAAAGTGTACACATatagactttttttgtttgtttttttacaacagtCTCTACTCTCATCAGCCAAAACAGCAAGATAACTCAGTTCTCCTGACTTTATCAGCAATATCTTCAATCAGTACAGATGCTGTAGCTTCAATAAGATGATTCTGTATTTATTTGCTGGTATATTTTGCATTTCCATTGCCTACTTTTGAAGCTAAACAAGAATCATACTTGGCTAAAAGTTCAATCAGTTCTAAAAAAATGTCCTGTATTTGAAGAGTCATGTAGCTCTTCACAGGGGTGCAATTTCTCTGATTATTTCCTATATTATTTATAAATCATACGATAACAAAATTACCAACGCAGGAAAAGCAGGCATCTTGTAAAGCTAAGCAGTCTGCAACTGTGGCGTGTAGACCCAGTAACAAATAAAACCTTATCTTTAAGCTTATATAAATTCAGAACACACAGGAGATAATATAGTAAGATATTACTGATCCCACAGCTTTAGTGTATCAATCATGGAGTCTTACCACAAATATCAGTCACACAGTTTGATACATTGCGCACTATTCTTAGTAGAGataatcattttgttttataaaataaaatctacttacCACTGCAATGATTGTTTTTGTAAACTTTGTATCATGTCCCAAATTGAAGCGTTTGTGTTCATCCGTGCAAGCTCACCCCTCCCATTAGCTaagtaatgtaattttaatatatatatatatatatatatatatatatatatatatatatatatatatatatatatatatatatatatatattattattattattattattattattattattattattattatttatttcttagcagacgcccttatccagggcgacttacaattgttacaggatatcacattatacattatttcacattatacagatatcacaatattttacatacaattacccatttatacagttgggtttttactggagcaatctaggtaaagtaggtaaagtaccttgctcaagggtacaacagcagtatcctcactggggattgaacccacaaccctccggtcaagagtccagagccctaaccactactccacactgctgccccctgtaAAAATAAGCAATTACTATATTAGTTGTGTTGATATTGCACGTTTTCCTTATCAGTACGAACTATTCTGCAGTAACACAGGGCAGTGGGGTCGCAAAGTAATTTTTATTGGTAGAAGGGGGTCGCAAAGTTTGAGAACCGCAGCTATAGACAGTATTTGTTGCCTGGTTTAAAAAGTTCTCCTAGGACAGGGcatgttttttctcagatgagaCTGGAGTTCATTAGactacaaatacagtttatattacatttacagATCATTCTttcaaatttctttaaaaaaatgaacaaaacatggGGAAGCTTTACTCTTTAGTTAATACTTAATCGATTGTCTACAAGTAGATACACAGTtctgtcagtaacatttcattgtcaactatcttgttttaaatgaacacactattaTCAATCagtctgaatttctaaagcagtgttgatgctgaaattgtaatagaaatgctctttcactatttgtgtgactttagactttcctgcagaatactttgcattgagtgagtctgggaacatgtctactacagattCACTGAACTAGTCACAACAGATCTGCTGTAATTTTCTTGATCtctgtttttcctttggcaaTGAAAGATGTGATTGAAGCACTATTTTTCTGAGTGTCACTGGcttttgtggtgttttttgtgATCTCTCTTGCTCCCATGTCCCACCGTTAAAATCAGTCCAGCATAGAAAGTATGTATTTCTTTAACGTTGtttaggattatgtgagaatatgttgtggtccaagaagcttgaaatttgGATCaaagtgtgtgtataatatatatatatatatatatatatatatatatatatatatatatatatatatatatatatatatatatatttgtagggGAAGCCACGTAACACCCTGGGGCACTCTGCTCATTGAATGCACTCCAGGTCTCTCTTTCTAGCCTGTATAACTAACAATAAAGATGTGTTCAGTGACAGTGCAGATTAGGCAAAAAACAGTTTATAATCTCAGGTAATTTCTTCCAGTGTATGGCATTATGTCTCTATTGTGTGCATCACAACAAGATAGACAAGCTAACACAAGTATAGATGCTGACAAGGTCAAGGGGTCATGCAAGTGAAAACAAGGCTAGAGAGATTCTCTGGCTTGTTTTGCACATTAAATCAGTTAAATTCTTTGAAGAACTATTCTCAAAGTATTAAAATCAATCATTGTATTGGAATTGGGGAATGTAATATTTTCGGAATGCAATGCCAACAGCAGAGGGCAGTATTTCCTTCTATATAAAATTCAAAATGTGTCCCCTATTTTGATAGAACACTATCATTGAATTAAAGCAACAGAATTAAACATAGCAAACTGAAAAACCCATTATGTTTTCCCACAGATCTGGACATTAAAACATTAGGAGAGGGGAATGTGAAGATCCAAAGAATGGAATGTGACAACTGCAGCGTGCTAACAGAAAGAGGACATAGCGTTCTGCAGTCTATAAAGGTACTCCATGAAGACTAAAATACACCTTGATTTGGTTTGATTTACCTGCATTGTGATAAATGAAATGTATTCACTTAAAAGCATTAGATAACTGCAACTTTATCTAGGCAACCAACAGAGCTGTGGTTGTTTATTTAAACCAGGGATCGATTCCAGCCCAGTCAAGTCCTAAATTAGTTATATCACCCTTATTAAATTCAGTTAACTAATTTAGGAACTTAAGGGTGAAATAGCTAATTTGGGAGGGGTCTAGAGAGGGCTAGAACTAACAGTTTCAATCAAAACTGCAacactttttatttgtagtatttttaATCGCTACAAATAATACATGAGTAGAATGTTTTCTTTAATAGCCTTTCCTATAAAGTACTGTTTATTTCCTCTTTCATATGCAGAAAGGCACCCCAGGAGGGTTTTAGTGCCAGAATTGTTCAACACTGACTTCTTTAACGTGGTCTTGCTTGAAACCTGTAGGGGACCTGACTTTACTAGCGATTTAGCCTGCAGGATTGTCTGAAATTCGGCTTTGTAGTCAAATCACCAAAGGAACTCTATGACTTGGGGGTCAGAATATATTTATGTAAGACACTATTAGTACATTCATGCTTGGTTTAATTAGAAGCAAATAGGCCTATAAAAGCAGTATAGTGGCAAATGGCCCAGGGACCTTGGCTTTGCTGGGGcatacaaaatgttttatttttatcgaGTCTGATGTATTGCCAACGAGTGGAACACCTTTAGTTTCAGTCTGAGCTGTAATGAAAACAGGTAATATCACTTTGTATCTTAAGACACAAACTACTGTGACCCTAGATGTACAGGTAAGATCATTTTTTGGGGAAAATCCAGGCCACATCTATTTTAAATGTAGGAGGGCCATTATTGCAAAGTTCACACCCAAACAGCTATTTCAAGTTCTTGTACAGTATTGAACTGTTATGATGTAGGATATGGTTCTGCAATTTGTATTACaacatgttaataaactgtactgaGAATAATTAATACTGTATGTGGAGTTTCACATGAGGCATGCCAGCTGCTTCAaccattattttgtgttttgattctTAAAACCAGGTTACTGGTAAAATCAACCTGTGTTTTTTGTCACAATTTTTTCTCAGTAAAAGGGTTtgactttaaaatatattattaatatattaaaattgtacagACAAATTATCAGAATCATGTTTCCGAAACATGTAGCCCAAGGAATACCAACCATGtaaacacaactaaaatatgacCGTGATAGtcacagggaggtgaagcagtcatggtttcaaacataccctctggtcccgaaagaacattttcacagacagcaagccagaaacacgcagcttcaaaagatcacagctaagtttttttttgttttttttccgttgtttgctatctctttaaaatgtgttgaaatatattttggaaatagtaacagagtggattcgaaagaggaacaatttaataccaaaataaacacatttattattttaaaaagaaggattcgTTTCACTTTTAATGTCAGAAgaatcggtgcaatattactgtcagtagtcccaAGTGAAAGaacatggtaaaaaaataaataataatattatcataCACTATCACTGtcctgcagtggaaagaaaaccacGTCACAGTccaaataatgtacattaatatctctgcaaacctattcagaatttatgaaatctgtaatgtttttttttcatgtgggactaagtttgtcatttattaaatgggaatcagagctatagtgcactttaaatatactgtttatgtgtattgtatttgtaaagggtagggtctggcatttaaatatatacgtgttttcaaataaaatacacgtctttttgccttgtgaaacagtgtttaacttgtttacagtattgttaagtggttaaagtttttccagtgtggctaaaaaatgttaagttgctttagccacagtggctaactaaatgaaagtcttcGAGGGAACGTAGCACGCTCCTCTCTATTTTCCAGAATTCCCGAATTGACTTAATCAACTAGACGggtttgattaatttattacatcAGGATTTGCATCCTGGATAGATGTTTTAGAgttagtttaattaaaaaaacattttgctttttcAATGGAtacattcataaaaacaaaaatgtcttaGCTACTGCATCCATGAGTCTCCTCCCACtagttgttttctgtaaatcttgctttctcagtctcttgtgctctccctttccaaGGTGACAGACACGctgtctataaaaaataaactaaaaaattaaaaatatatatttatatatatttttttaaactgtaccgaTACTCcacaaatgcaaataaagaaataattatattgtattccttattgaccgccttgctatagcaatataaagcatctccaaaacacagaatattgtatttattgtatagatTTATCTTTCAAAAATTCAGTTAACGGATAGTTAAATTGGTAGTTTAGGTTCAGGGGGTCAAAGATGGTGCCGAGAAATCCTaaggatcaagaatccagtcgcttattgACCAGTCACAAACATGTATTGCGAGTGAATTTAACCgtccgttttttatttttattttttattactgtgtttattattaaaaactcAGACTttattggtcacgtgtttctggcaattcccaggcaggatACAATTAGCTGTCCCGTCATTTCTATGATCTGTTCTCTACCTAggtgcatgcagtatattcacaattgaccattaaGACGCcgggaaccaacgaagtacaagaagtatgataacatgcaaactcaagctatgcagcaaaattgctatgcatattcgtTACACATTAAATTGAAATATCATATGCAATTCATATTTCTTCAATGCGTGAAACAGCCAGTACACAGCTATCTGGAGAACTGGTCCTTTCCATTCTATTCAAGTTTCAGACTGTTTGATAAACTTTAATGATAAAAAGGAAAACGTTAAGAATGTGACACTATCTAGAGTTAAGATGAAGTAAGAATAtatgtcccacaatcatgttcactTCAACACTGAAATATAACTGTTTTGTGTATTATGTATGATATGTCTTTATTTTCAGCCCCCAAAGGTAAGTTTAGTTCTAGAGAAacctgctttttttgtttttttttttcaaaaaagatgACTTTTTACTGGAGCATAGGAAATCCACATACAGTAGACTTAAAAGATAACAACCTTCGTAggaatctgtttttaaaagtatatgAAGCACtctaattgtgtgtttttgtaggGTCACAAAGTGCTTGTACATTCTAAGGAAGGAAATATCATCTGCTTGGGAACCATCCATGGAAACGTAGATGTTCATACATCCAGGAACAGTGTGAGCATTTGTTTCTTGTTGATACATGATTTGAATGTGCATGGAATGCAGTACTATATTGGTTTCCTTTGTTCTCTTACTGTACACAATATAAGTGCTGATAGTTTGATCTGTATTAATATAACTTAAGTAAGATGTTCATAAAAAATTACCAAGAGAACCCTGGTTAGCTCCTAAAAGAGGACAAGAGCCAGGGATTGATAAAAAAGTGTTCTCATGTACAGTAGAACTCCTCCAGGGACATAGATTTGCCAGTGTTAAGATAATGGAAAGTTATCTTACTGTTGAAAAATGTTGGAAGATACTCTTCCAgtttggaaggggggggggggggggggctgctactgtactgtgctgtatataCTTGGTTCAATTAAGAGTCATCGCAGTTAGAATaaagtttggagaaaaaaatactgttactATATGCAGAACCTAACATTTTGAAGGGTATTTTCACAGCTATTCTTAATGTTGGAATGTCAACTCAATGTTTCTGAACTGTACTGGACACTTGAACATGAAAAATAGCATTTTCATATGTGTTAAACATCAGTAGAAATGGGCAGTCAAAAGGGGACACAAGTAGCCCCAGTTGTGtcttgtttcattttcattttcgaACTTTATTCTCTTTGTAGATGTCACATTCCTAAATTACTGAACCttccatgttaatttttttttcatatactaTACATAACTATTGGGACattgattaaaacaaacaaaaaaagatccaTTCGGCATACCTTAAAGTTTGCCTATgataaacatacagtacaaatacagtatgttaGGATTCACTTGAAGCATAGCTGTGATTGGCATGGTTACCACACCTGATATACCATTGGCAATACACAGAGAACAAAGATGGGCATTTTAGAAGTAATGAAGACATCGGGAAGTAAGTTAGTGGTGAAACTGACCAAATCAATCTGATTTACAAATCCCACtctgatttgtttttaaagcttgTGCAAATCACTAAGCTGCAGGGGACCAGGATGAACATTTCAACTGAGCATGGGCCATTGAAAGCCAAATACATTTATGCAGAGTCTTCGTCTGTCTCTTCCACATCTGGTCAAATTGAGCTTGGGAATGTACACGGTAAGTCTTGTGTGACACAAAATACATTGTCAGTTTAGGCCCGGATGAGTTGGCTGTTTCTTTTGAAAGAAGTCACAAGTCAGACTGGTTGAGTATTTCTGTAAATGAAAAcgcaattacaattacattctAATTCAAAGGCTCAACTAAGGGAATAAAATCCATAGAAATTGGCTTTGATTGTTTTTGCCCCCAAAAAATAGTAAAGCATGATGTGCAGTATATATAATACATGCTGGAAATGTAGGATACCAATGAGTCGGCTCATTCAAAACTGTGTCT
Above is a window of Acipenser ruthenus chromosome 14, fAciRut3.2 maternal haplotype, whole genome shotgun sequence DNA encoding:
- the fam185a gene encoding protein FAM185A isoform X2 — encoded protein: MIVTVIKKSLYRGLCMDMMCWKALTGCKTTNCFRYALSLHSFRGLSTTPCFRELNKPLKQWTLIVNPFTIVKVQLPCNVSVRPLDPHIFPKADRAFVTVNGTSADQGLKLDNFHVKYNEKSKELVILSEKVNSNVSVEVIAPLKCDLDIKTLGEGNVKIQRMECDNCSVLTERGHSVLQSIKGHKVLVHSKEGNIICLGTIHGNVDVHTSRNSLVQITKLQGTRMNISTEHGPLKAKYIYAESSSVSSTSGQIELGNVHDGSDGCLKASTNEGDIDAYISQFGTAELYSQQGAISVRVPASIKADVQLSGAAVDISPEIPLQEDDTFSEDGHTTVTARLNGKAEGNNWIKAQAAKGTVSLKSQSWFESLKIGKV
- the fam185a gene encoding protein FAM185A isoform X1 — protein: MIVTVIKKSLYRGLCMDMMCWKALTGCKTTNCFRYALSLHSFRGLSTTPCFRELNKPLKQWTLIVNPFTIVKVQLPCNVSVRPLDPHIFPKADRAFVTVNGTSADQGLKLDNFHVKYNEKSKELVILSEKVNSNVSVEVIAPLKCDLDIKTLGEGNVKIQRMECDNCSVLTERGHSVLQSIKGHKVLVHSKEGNIICLGTIHGNVDVHTSRNSLVQITKLQGTRMNISTEHGPLKAKYIYAESSSVSSTSGQIELGNVHGDVTVQNETGNIIIDGSDGCLKASTNEGDIDAYISQFGTAELYSQQGAISVRVPASIKADVQLSGAAVDISPEIPLQEDDTFSEDGHTTVTARLNGKAEGNNWIKAQAAKGTVSLKSQSWFESLKIGKV
- the fam185a gene encoding protein FAM185A isoform X3 gives rise to the protein MIVTVIKKSLYRGLCMDMMCWKALTGCKTTNCFRYALSLHSFRGLSTTPCFRELNKPLKQWTLIVNPFTIVKVQLPCNVSVRPLDPHIFPKADRAFVTVNGTSADQGLKLDNFHVKYNEKSKELVILSEKVNSNVSVEVIAPLKCDLDIKTLGEGNVKIQRMECDNCSVLTERGHSVLQSIKLVQITKLQGTRMNISTEHGPLKAKYIYAESSSVSSTSGQIELGNVHGDVTVQNETGNIIIDGSDGCLKASTNEGDIDAYISQFGTAELYSQQGAISVRVPASIKADVQLSGAAVDISPEIPLQEDDTFSEDGHTTVTARLNGKAEGNNWIKAQAAKGTVSLKSQSWFESLKIGKV